A window from Patescibacteria group bacterium encodes these proteins:
- a CDS encoding methylated-DNA--[protein]-cysteine S-methyltransferase, whose translation MNKPDQLFQAFLESPVGVLKIEASKDKICSVLFSDQKKKNARQPDVLKNCLKQLKEYFYENRKKFALPLELKGTVWQKKVWQKLAEIPFGKTTSYAELAEKLGGKKMARSVASACARNKILFIIPCHRVIGSGGGLTGYRGGLKHKKWLLDFENKV comes from the coding sequence ATGAATAAGCCGGATCAGCTATTTCAGGCATTTTTAGAGTCACCGGTCGGCGTCTTGAAGATCGAAGCGAGTAAAGATAAGATTTGCTCGGTTCTGTTCTCTGATCAAAAAAAGAAGAACGCCCGCCAGCCAGACGTGCTCAAAAATTGCCTCAAGCAATTAAAGGAATATTTTTACGAGAACAGGAAAAAATTCGCTCTGCCTTTGGAGTTGAAGGGCACTGTTTGGCAAAAAAAGGTCTGGCAGAAGCTGGCGGAAATTCCTTTCGGCAAAACCACTTCTTACGCCGAGCTGGCGGAAAAATTAGGCGGGAAAAAGATGGCCCGCTCGGTCGCTTCGGCCTGCGCCCGCAACAAGATATTATTCATCATCCCTTGCCATCGCGTGATCGGCTCGGGCGGCGGCTTGACCGGCTATCGCGGCGGCTTGAAACATAAAAAGTGGCTATTGGATTTTGAAAATAAAGTGTAA
- a CDS encoding SIMPL domain-containing protein (The SIMPL domain is named for its presence in mouse protein SIMPL (signalling molecule that associates with mouse pelle-like kinase). Bacterial member BP26, from Brucella, was shown to assemble into a channel-like structure, while YggE from E. coli has been associated with resistance to oxidative stress.) produces the protein MEQENCFHHGKLKMVIVLVLVLGAIALGILAILRDKIMQNDQNQFVVTAQGKITAPPDVATVDFSVQSTVSKNIGDIVKDGNTKMNAIIKALTDLKIDKADIQTSQYQLAPIYDYTSCPLSSSIPCQQGNVLRGYQLTEGVTVKIRDLNIVGDAISQAIAAGANQTGGVSFTIDDQDKLKAEARALAIEKAIEKAKTIAKQSGLKLGKLINVTENTGPMPYYANTYDMMAKGGGVAAAPTASIQSGSLDITDDVILTYKVK, from the coding sequence ATGGAACAAGAAAATTGTTTTCATCACGGCAAGCTCAAGATGGTTATCGTCTTGGTGCTTGTACTGGGCGCCATCGCTTTGGGAATCCTGGCGATCTTGCGCGACAAGATCATGCAGAATGACCAGAACCAATTCGTGGTAACGGCGCAAGGCAAAATCACCGCTCCGCCGGATGTCGCCACGGTTGATTTCAGCGTCCAATCGACCGTCAGCAAAAATATCGGCGATATCGTCAAAGACGGCAATACCAAAATGAACGCGATCATCAAGGCTTTGACCGATTTAAAAATTGATAAAGCGGATATTCAGACTTCGCAATATCAGTTGGCTCCGATCTATGATTATACAAGCTGCCCGTTAAGTTCATCGATTCCTTGCCAGCAAGGCAATGTTTTGCGGGGCTATCAGCTGACCGAAGGAGTCACTGTTAAAATAAGGGATTTGAATATAGTCGGCGATGCTATTTCGCAAGCCATCGCGGCCGGAGCTAACCAGACCGGCGGGGTTTCTTTCACGATCGATGATCAGGATAAGCTAAAGGCCGAGGCGCGCGCTTTGGCCATTGAAAAGGCGATCGAGAAAGCCAAGACTATCGCCAAGCAATCAGGTTTGAAATTAGGCAAGCTGATAAACGTGACGGAAAATACCGGCCCGATGCCTTATTATGCCAATACTTATGACATGATGGCTAAAGGCGGCGGAGTGGCGGCCGCACCGACAGCTTCGATCCAAAGCGGCTCGCTGGATATCACTGATGATGTGATTCTGACTTACAAGGTGAAATAA
- a CDS encoding ABC transporter permease, translating into MRINDLFEESYSALTANKIRTGLTILGIVIGIGSVIAMVSIGQGSQKSIQASIQSIGSNLLIITPGVQRNFGAGVSAGRGSAQTLTQEDADAINQEIAQAKAVAPELSGRYQVTAKGSNTNTQVIGTNDAYSSVRNVSVDSGTFITSEQVSSDAKVAVIGPTVRDDLFGVDANAIGQSIKIKQIIFKVIGITTAKGGTGFNNTDNSIYVPISTAQHFLAGSSYVSQISVEADSANDMSAIQQEITDLLLQRHKLTAATADFTVLNQSDIVNAASGVTNTLTMLLASIAGISLVVGGIGIMNMMLTTVTERTREIGLRKAIGATRNNINSQFLMEAVMLTFTGGFLGIILGWILSLIVTKFAGIAAAVSFSSVILAFGVSAAIGLIFGYYPARRASRLNPIEALRFE; encoded by the coding sequence ATGAGAATTAACGATTTGTTCGAAGAAAGTTACAGTGCCTTAACGGCTAATAAGATCAGGACCGGGCTGACTATTCTTGGTATTGTCATCGGTATCGGTTCTGTGATCGCCATGGTGTCGATCGGCCAAGGATCGCAAAAATCGATTCAAGCCAGTATTCAATCGATCGGCTCCAATTTATTGATCATCACGCCCGGAGTCCAGCGCAATTTCGGCGCCGGGGTCAGCGCCGGCCGTGGCAGCGCCCAGACGCTTACTCAGGAAGACGCTGATGCGATCAATCAGGAAATCGCTCAAGCAAAGGCTGTCGCCCCGGAGCTTTCCGGCCGTTATCAAGTTACGGCTAAGGGGAGCAATACTAATACCCAAGTTATCGGAACAAACGATGCTTATTCTTCGGTGCGTAATGTGAGTGTTGATTCTGGGACGTTCATCACTTCCGAACAGGTTTCTTCGGACGCTAAAGTCGCGGTTATCGGCCCGACCGTGCGCGATGATTTGTTCGGCGTTGATGCCAATGCGATCGGCCAATCAATTAAAATCAAACAAATAATTTTCAAAGTTATCGGCATCACCACCGCTAAAGGAGGCACTGGCTTTAATAACACCGATAACAGTATTTATGTGCCGATATCCACCGCCCAGCATTTTTTGGCGGGCTCAAGCTATGTTTCGCAGATCAGCGTCGAAGCGGATAGCGCCAACGACATGAGCGCGATCCAGCAGGAGATCACTGATTTGCTTTTGCAGCGGCACAAGCTTACGGCGGCCACTGCCGACTTCACCGTCTTGAACCAATCGGATATTGTTAACGCCGCTTCCGGCGTGACCAATACTTTGACGATGCTCTTGGCTTCGATCGCCGGAATTTCCCTGGTGGTCGGCGGCATCGGTATTATGAATATGATGTTGACGACGGTCACGGAACGCACTCGGGAGATCGGCTTGCGCAAAGCGATCGGGGCGACGCGGAATAATATCAATTCGCAATTTTTAATGGAAGCGGTGATGCTGACTTTCACCGGCGGTTTTTTGGGGATAATCTTGGGCTGGATCCTGTCTTTGATCGTCACTAAATTTGCCGGTATCGCGGCGGCTGTTTCTTTTTCTTCGGTGATACTCGCGTTCGGCGTTTCCGCGGCGATCGGTTTGATCTTCGGCTATTATCCTGCCCGCCGCGCCTCGCGATTGAATCCGATCGAAGCTTTGAGATTTGAATAA
- a CDS encoding cation-translocating P-type ATPase: MTKISLNIGGMDCASCAQNINRNLKKQTGIISSDVNYANGKAYVEYDEAKIGLDKIKEIIKKTGYKVLEDGAMNDHMHHGEKTSGNWQRNKTILALIFTAPLLSRMIWAWEIPGSFLNLGYTDWLQIILTAVIVFIFGWQFHKSAGKQIIRGQFNMDSLISLGTLTAFFYSLWAVFADKPMYFESAASIAALILLGKYFEAKTQGHASDAMKKLMELGVKKALIINAQGGTAEKNIEEVQVGEVALVKPGEKIPLDGIIIEGQSDIDESMLTGEGLPVAKRSGENVFGGTINKDGQLKIKITQTGSNTVLAKIIKTVEEAQSFKAPVQKLADTISGIFVPSVIGVAILTLIGWLLVKHDFTIAIINAVTVLIIACPCALGLATPIAVMVGTSVGAKKGILIKNGESFEKAKKIDTVVFDKTGTLTLGEPKLYEVIPARDYSTDEVLRIAANLASGSTHPLSRAIAIYASGDQKFCQINKEDADNFPLRAGGELPALKKMPNDEGCPPGDLLSATTNFNTPRPAEAAVHPSQEGNFSSRSGAGITEYPGRGIGGKINGDQYFLGNLRILDENKIDKTWAEKVSQEKAEEGGSLLFLAKADHVIAAFLLRDELKKTAEEAVWSLKKMGIESIIISGDREAAVHFTASLLAVDNFFAEVLPADKQKKVKELQDTGKNVVFAGDGINDAPSLVQADLGIAMGAGADIAKEAGNIIIMKNEPIKIVEAIKLARKTFGIIRQNLFWAFFYNVIAIPLAILGIANPIVAAFAMIMSDITVIGNSLRIYRD, encoded by the coding sequence ATGACTAAAATCTCATTAAACATTGGGGGTATGGATTGCGCGTCCTGCGCCCAGAATATCAATCGCAATTTGAAAAAACAGACCGGCATAATCTCCTCTGACGTCAATTATGCCAATGGCAAAGCTTATGTCGAATACGACGAGGCAAAGATCGGCTTAGACAAAATCAAGGAAATAATTAAAAAAACCGGCTACAAGGTCTTGGAAGATGGCGCGATGAACGACCACATGCATCATGGCGAAAAGACGAGCGGCAATTGGCAGCGAAACAAAACTATCTTGGCGCTGATCTTTACCGCCCCCCTTTTATCCCGGATGATCTGGGCATGGGAGATCCCCGGAAGCTTTTTAAATCTTGGCTATACTGATTGGCTGCAAATCATCCTGACCGCGGTGATCGTTTTTATTTTCGGCTGGCAATTCCACAAGAGCGCCGGCAAGCAGATCATCCGCGGGCAATTCAATATGGATTCGCTCATCTCGCTCGGCACGCTGACGGCTTTCTTTTACAGCCTTTGGGCGGTCTTTGCCGATAAACCGATGTATTTCGAATCCGCCGCTTCCATCGCCGCCTTGATTCTTTTAGGCAAATATTTTGAAGCCAAAACCCAGGGGCATGCCTCGGATGCGATGAAAAAATTAATGGAATTGGGAGTCAAGAAAGCTTTGATCATCAACGCGCAGGGGGGAACGGCAGAAAAAAACATCGAGGAAGTGCAAGTTGGCGAAGTTGCCTTGGTGAAACCGGGCGAAAAAATTCCCTTGGACGGAATTATTATTGAAGGCCAATCGGATATCGACGAATCAATGCTCACCGGCGAAGGCTTGCCGGTTGCCAAAAGATCAGGCGAAAATGTTTTTGGCGGAACGATCAATAAAGACGGCCAGCTAAAAATAAAAATAACCCAGACCGGCTCCAATACTGTGTTGGCCAAAATCATTAAAACCGTGGAAGAGGCGCAAAGCTTCAAGGCGCCGGTGCAGAAATTAGCCGACACTATTTCGGGAATTTTTGTCCCGTCAGTCATCGGCGTAGCTATTTTGACTTTAATTGGCTGGTTATTGGTTAAACATGATTTCACGATTGCCATTATCAACGCGGTGACGGTTTTGATCATCGCCTGCCCCTGCGCGCTGGGCCTGGCCACGCCGATCGCAGTGATGGTCGGCACCTCCGTTGGTGCCAAGAAAGGGATCTTGATCAAGAATGGCGAGAGCTTTGAAAAAGCCAAAAAGATCGATACCGTAGTATTCGATAAAACCGGCACGCTCACTTTGGGCGAACCGAAGCTTTATGAAGTAATTCCGGCGCGAGATTATTCAACCGATGAAGTCTTGAGAATCGCCGCCAATCTGGCTTCAGGTTCAACTCATCCCCTTTCCCGCGCGATCGCCATTTACGCTTCGGGCGATCAAAAATTCTGCCAAATAAACAAAGAAGATGCTGATAATTTCCCATTAAGAGCCGGCGGCGAATTGCCGGCCTTGAAAAAAATGCCCAACGACGAAGGCTGTCCGCCGGGAGATTTGTTATCGGCAACCACCAACTTTAACACACCCCGTCCCGCCGAGGCGGCGGTCCACCCCTCTCAAGAGGGGAATTTTTCTTCCCGGTCCGGCGCAGGAATCACTGAATACCCTGGCCGGGGAATTGGCGGAAAAATTAATGGCGACCAATATTTCTTGGGCAACTTAAGGATTTTGGATGAAAATAAAATCGATAAAACCTGGGCGGAAAAAGTAAGCCAAGAGAAAGCCGAGGAAGGCGGCAGCTTATTATTCCTGGCCAAAGCCGACCATGTTATCGCCGCTTTTCTCTTAAGAGATGAATTAAAAAAGACCGCCGAGGAAGCGGTTTGGAGTTTGAAAAAAATGGGAATTGAATCGATCATCATTTCCGGCGATCGCGAAGCCGCCGTGCATTTCACTGCCTCGCTTCTGGCCGTCGACAATTTCTTCGCCGAAGTTCTGCCGGCGGACAAGCAAAAAAAGGTCAAAGAATTGCAAGATACGGGCAAGAACGTGGTCTTTGCCGGAGACGGCATCAATGATGCGCCGTCGTTAGTCCAGGCCGATCTGGGAATAGCAATGGGCGCGGGCGCGGATATTGCCAAAGAGGCCGGCAATATCATTATTATGAAAAACGAGCCGATCAAGATCGTCGAGGCGATAAAATTGGCCCGCAAGACTTTCGGCATCATCCGCCAAAATCTTTTCTGGGCTTTCTTCTATAACGTCATTGCCATTCCGCTCGCTATCCTCGGAATTGCCAATCCGATCGTCGCCGCCTTCGCGATGATCATGTCGGATATCACGGTCATCGGCAACAGCTTAAGGATATACAGGGACTAA
- a CDS encoding 23S rRNA (pseudouridine(1915)-N(3))-methyltransferase RlmH, producing the protein MLEIIIIAIGKIKNNFFSGAIEEYLTRLKPYAAVKILELAPEAFSESSREKAKKIEGERIVKSLEKYNSAEIFLLHERGREMDSLKFAQKMSAANGKIVFVIAGALGFDEEALKKYPQLSLSKMTFPHEMARLILLEQIYRAATIARGKTYHY; encoded by the coding sequence ATGTTGGAAATAATAATCATTGCCATTGGCAAAATAAAAAATAATTTTTTCTCCGGCGCGATCGAAGAATATCTTACGCGCCTTAAGCCGTACGCGGCGGTTAAAATTTTAGAATTGGCCCCTGAAGCGTTCAGTGAATCAAGTCGAGAAAAAGCCAAGAAGATAGAGGGGGAGAGGATTGTTAAATCGCTGGAAAAATATAATAGCGCGGAGATTTTTCTATTGCACGAGCGCGGCCGCGAAATGGACTCGCTTAAATTTGCGCAAAAAATGTCAGCCGCTAACGGCAAGATTGTTTTCGTAATTGCCGGCGCGCTTGGTTTTGACGAAGAAGCGCTTAAAAAATATCCCCAGCTTTCTCTGTCAAAAATGACCTTTCCTCACGAAATGGCGCGCTTGATCTTGCTCGAGCAGATTTATCGGGCCGCGACGATTGCCCGGGGGAAAACCTACCACTATTAA
- a CDS encoding metal-sensing transcriptional repressor has protein sequence MTNEKQKALIGFKKAKSLVEKIIKMTEENKYCIDIMQQNLAVIGLLKSAHQQLMENHLHTCFKNAMASKNEKVKAKMVEEILRVSKLANK, from the coding sequence ATGACTAACGAGAAACAAAAAGCGCTGATTGGTTTCAAAAAAGCCAAATCGCTGGTGGAAAAAATTATTAAGATGACGGAAGAGAATAAATACTGCATTGATATCATGCAGCAGAATCTGGCGGTCATCGGACTTTTAAAATCAGCTCATCAGCAGCTGATGGAAAATCATCTGCATACTTGCTTCAAGAACGCGATGGCGAGCAAAAACGAAAAGGTGAAAGCGAAGATGGTCGAGGAAATTTTAAGAGTGAGCAAGTTGGCTAATAAATAA
- a CDS encoding sulfite exporter TauE/SafE family protein yields MKKITFNISGLHCSSCKVLVEAEVGSLPGVKKIIVLFDKGRAGVEYDETKTDLDKIFSKIKELGYTPELLDITATGKKKFNKNWIGAGIFVLIFAGGYFLIQALGGWEIMANLNNEKVGYGLIFLIGLLASFHCVGMCGGFVMAYSTRQLQIKNYKLQISSHKLHLQYNLGRLISYTVIGGILGGFGAFFGINPNFSGTLLLVAAIFMVLMGLSLATEIKWLNKIKIQTPDFIAKVIFKNRQNREPKGPFVIGLLTGFMPCGPLQAMQLYALSTGNWLVGALSMAFYALGTIPLLFGFGHFVSTLTASRMKQLLKISGIIVIILGLFTFGRAMSSFGLLNPSAPKTPAQTTPAPTPAQAQTAELTVGYSGYQPNVIYIKKGVPVHWVINLPKSMGCTDAIILYNGQNQISKKLNIGQTVIDFTPESGLSEIKFSCGMKMVWGKFIIQ; encoded by the coding sequence ATGAAAAAGATTACTTTCAATATATCCGGGCTGCACTGCTCTTCTTGCAAGGTATTAGTGGAAGCGGAAGTGGGCTCGCTTCCCGGGGTAAAAAAAATAATCGTCCTCTTCGATAAAGGACGGGCCGGAGTTGAGTATGACGAAACCAAAACTGATCTGGATAAAATCTTCAGTAAAATAAAAGAACTGGGTTATACGCCGGAACTTTTGGATATTACCGCCACCGGCAAAAAGAAATTTAATAAAAACTGGATTGGCGCCGGAATTTTTGTGCTGATCTTCGCTGGCGGATATTTTCTCATCCAGGCCTTGGGCGGCTGGGAAATAATGGCTAATTTGAACAACGAAAAAGTCGGCTATGGCTTAATTTTCCTGATCGGGCTTTTAGCCAGCTTCCATTGCGTCGGCATGTGCGGCGGATTCGTGATGGCATACTCAACCAGACAATTACAAATTAAAAATTACAAATTACAAATTTCGTCTCACAAACTCCACCTACAATATAATTTAGGGCGATTAATCTCCTATACCGTGATCGGGGGAATATTGGGAGGATTTGGGGCGTTCTTCGGAATCAATCCGAATTTTTCCGGAACGCTTTTGCTGGTGGCGGCGATCTTTATGGTTCTGATGGGCTTGTCGCTGGCAACAGAAATCAAATGGCTGAATAAAATAAAAATACAGACGCCGGACTTCATCGCCAAGGTAATCTTCAAAAATCGGCAAAACCGCGAACCGAAAGGACCGTTCGTCATCGGTTTGTTGACCGGCTTCATGCCTTGCGGACCACTGCAAGCCATGCAGCTTTATGCTTTGTCCACCGGCAATTGGCTCGTTGGCGCTTTATCGATGGCCTTTTATGCCCTGGGCACCATTCCCCTTTTGTTCGGCTTCGGCCATTTTGTCTCAACGCTTACGGCGAGCCGGATGAAGCAGCTTTTAAAAATTTCGGGTATAATAGTAATAATTCTGGGTCTCTTCACCTTTGGCCGCGCGATGAGCAGCTTTGGTTTATTAAATCCGTCAGCGCCAAAAACTCCGGCTCAAACAACGCCTGCGCCGACGCCAGCCCAGGCTCAAACCGCGGAATTGACGGTTGGCTATTCCGGCTATCAGCCGAATGTCATCTATATCAAGAAAGGCGTGCCGGTTCATTGGGTAATCAATTTGCCAAAATCGATGGGCTGCACCGATGCCATCATCCTTTATAACGGCCAAAATCAAATAAGCAAAAAACTCAATATCGGTCAGACAGTAATCGACTTTACTCCAGAGTCAGGCTTGAGCGAAATAAAATTCTCCTGCGGAATGAAAATGGTCTGGGGAAAATTCATCATTCAATGA
- a CDS encoding DUF5666 domain-containing protein encodes MKKNITILVVAVIVALAVGVFGGMQYQKMAAKKIAAQFPGGQGFNRGNFTGSVNSQRSRNGAGFTAGSVLSKNDSKSFTVKLNSGGSEIVFLSANSKIMKSATGTIDDLVAGEQVVVSGTANSDGSITATSVQLGNSGFGGNRPAGAPDQGQAAPVPAK; translated from the coding sequence ATGAAAAAAAACATTACAATTTTAGTAGTAGCGGTGATTGTTGCTTTGGCTGTTGGCGTTTTTGGCGGTATGCAATATCAAAAAATGGCGGCAAAGAAGATTGCGGCGCAATTCCCCGGAGGCCAGGGTTTTAATCGCGGTAATTTTACCGGTTCAGTGAACAGCCAGCGCAGCCGCAACGGCGCCGGATTTACCGCCGGCAGCGTCTTGTCCAAGAACGACTCGAAAAGCTTTACGGTAAAATTAAACAGCGGCGGTTCGGAAATCGTTTTCCTTTCCGCCAATTCGAAAATTATGAAGTCGGCCACCGGGACGATCGACGATCTGGTTGCCGGCGAGCAAGTCGTAGTCAGCGGAACGGCCAATTCCGATGGCAGTATTACGGCAACTAGCGTGCAATTGGGAAATTCCGGTTTTGGCGGAAATCGGCCGGCGGGCGCTCCGGATCAAGGCCAAGCCGCGCCAGTGCCAGCGAAATAA
- a CDS encoding FGGY family carbohydrate kinase, producing the protein MLAEYLGFDLSTTGLTGGVKGINGDEGFASVDMLGATKWLEQPAFDLDYLPEMMEGVLKQLIEKGWDFSSPGALSFSVRQHDMVVLDKYGKSVIPALSWQCNAAVKMTEWINAQEDLRQIVGKVEERFILSKLGWALAQISCPGQVNRVMTTGDYIAYRLTGIERLSASDALSNGLLKQADKCLAAEVIKACGLEPEWFPPVIESGAEVGRVRIEESAWKKICSILQGWKVISCLGDNHAGAVGCGLNSDSAIVVSAGTSGTVVRISHDEDKRLGAAACFEYYDEKLLLMMMPRCAAWYKDFVEHHSIGGTYGAIDTDIEDRIALGAELELVRVVQEKKGDDLVERYPRDWVHFPLASHAASVQASIALELLLLVKKMLVEVVDPEATINKVVLTGGLSQSSFFREVIAIGLEILQPGLRLFLSDHKGPLAYKAAALGAMINAIIGDSDGNAPDIIGELCPTSEVQRRGYIPEDIGVFLSKYLS; encoded by the coding sequence GTGTTAGCTGAATATTTAGGTTTTGACCTTAGCACGACGGGTCTGACCGGCGGCGTTAAAGGGATCAACGGCGATGAAGGTTTCGCTTCGGTCGATATGCTCGGAGCAACGAAATGGCTGGAACAGCCGGCATTCGACCTTGACTATCTGCCCGAGATGATGGAAGGGGTTTTGAAACAGCTGATAGAAAAAGGCTGGGATTTTTCCTCACCGGGCGCGCTTTCTTTTTCCGTCCGCCAGCATGACATGGTTGTTTTGGACAAGTACGGCAAATCTGTAATTCCGGCTTTAAGCTGGCAGTGCAACGCGGCCGTAAAAATGACGGAATGGATCAACGCGCAAGAGGATCTTCGGCAGATCGTGGGAAAAGTCGAAGAACGTTTTATCCTGTCGAAGCTGGGGTGGGCTTTAGCCCAGATCTCGTGCCCTGGTCAGGTTAACAGAGTGATGACGACCGGCGATTATATCGCATATCGGCTAACCGGTATTGAGCGCTTAAGCGCGTCTGACGCCTTAAGCAACGGCTTGCTTAAGCAGGCGGATAAATGCCTGGCGGCCGAGGTAATCAAGGCGTGCGGTTTGGAACCCGAATGGTTTCCGCCCGTGATCGAAAGCGGCGCCGAGGTCGGGCGGGTGCGAATAGAAGAATCGGCCTGGAAAAAAATCTGTTCCATCTTGCAGGGCTGGAAAGTCATTTCCTGCCTGGGCGACAATCATGCCGGAGCTGTCGGCTGCGGATTGAATTCCGACAGCGCGATTGTTGTTTCCGCCGGAACCAGCGGGACAGTCGTCCGTATCAGCCATGATGAAGATAAGCGCTTAGGCGCGGCGGCTTGTTTCGAATATTACGATGAAAAGCTGCTGCTGATGATGATGCCGCGTTGCGCGGCCTGGTACAAAGATTTTGTCGAACACCATAGTATCGGCGGGACGTATGGGGCAATCGATACGGATATAGAAGATCGCATTGCTCTCGGCGCTGAGCTGGAATTGGTGCGGGTGGTGCAAGAAAAAAAAGGCGATGATCTGGTCGAGCGCTATCCGCGCGATTGGGTCCACTTTCCTTTAGCCAGTCATGCCGCGAGCGTGCAGGCTTCGATCGCTTTGGAATTGCTCCTCCTGGTCAAAAAAATGCTGGTCGAGGTCGTCGATCCTGAAGCCACTATCAATAAAGTGGTTTTGACCGGCGGTCTGTCACAATCATCTTTTTTTCGCGAAGTGATCGCTATCGGCCTGGAAATATTGCAGCCCGGTTTGAGGTTGTTCTTAAGCGACCACAAAGGTCCGCTCGCCTACAAAGCGGCGGCTCTGGGCGCCATGATCAACGCGATCATCGGCGATAGCGATGGAAACGCCCCGGATATTATCGGTGAGCTTTGCCCGACCTCTGAAGTGCAAAGACGCGGTTATATCCCCGAGGATATCGGTGTTTTTTTAAGCAAGTATTTAAGCTAA
- a CDS encoding DUF2127 domain-containing protein: MKLKFTEHNIFLLSLLLKGLNGALELIGSILIVVFPPAIIVRLVNFLTQNEISEDPKDLVANYLIHAFQNYTLGLQTFWSVYFFIHGAIKIFLVVSLLRRRHWAYPAAIIVFMLFIVYQLYRFSFTHSLSLIALSAFDFLVIILTFLEYKILKRTV; encoded by the coding sequence ATGAAATTAAAATTCACTGAACATAATATTTTTCTTTTAAGCCTTTTACTTAAAGGTTTGAATGGCGCGCTGGAATTGATCGGCAGTATTTTGATCGTTGTTTTTCCGCCGGCGATTATCGTCCGCTTAGTGAATTTTTTGACGCAGAACGAAATCAGCGAAGATCCCAAGGACTTAGTGGCTAATTATTTAATTCACGCTTTTCAAAATTACACTCTGGGTTTGCAGACTTTTTGGTCAGTTTATTTTTTTATTCACGGGGCTATTAAAATTTTTCTGGTGGTTTCGCTTTTGCGCCGCCGGCACTGGGCTTACCCCGCGGCAATCATAGTTTTCATGCTGTTTATCGTTTATCAGCTTTATCGTTTTAGCTTTACCCATTCTCTATCTTTGATCGCTCTTTCGGCCTTTGACTTTTTGGTGATTATTTTGACTTTTCTTGAGTATAAAATACTCAAAAGAACTGTTTAG
- a CDS encoding M48 family metallopeptidase, which produces MEISCKIKKSRRAKNICLRVCADATAVLTIPWWVSKEAGLRFLESKKKWLIDKIRIKKEELRIKPQRTKADYLKNKRQAERLVWGRLEHFNSFYNFEYKRVCVRDQKSRWGSCSAKKNLNFSYRIVFLPQELADYLIVHELCHLGEMNHSARFWKLVEKTIPNYKILRKKLLKKGNLY; this is translated from the coding sequence ATGGAGATTAGCTGCAAAATCAAAAAGAGCCGGAGAGCCAAGAATATCTGCCTGCGAGTCTGCGCCGACGCGACTGCCGTGTTGACGATTCCTTGGTGGGTCTCGAAAGAGGCGGGGCTTAGATTCTTGGAATCCAAAAAAAAATGGTTAATCGATAAGATAAGAATTAAGAAAGAAGAATTAAGAATTAAGCCGCAACGAACCAAGGCTGATTATTTAAAAAATAAACGGCAAGCGGAGAGATTGGTTTGGGGAAGATTGGAACATTTTAATTCTTTTTATAATTTTGAATACAAACGCGTTTGCGTCCGCGACCAGAAAAGCCGCTGGGGAAGCTGCTCGGCCAAGAAGAATCTGAATTTCAGCTACAGGATCGTTTTTCTGCCGCAAGAGCTCGCTGATTACTTGATCGTCCACGAACTTTGCCACTTAGGCGAGATGAACCACTCGGCAAGATTTTGGAAGTTAGTCGAAAAAACAATCCCTAATTATAAAATATTACGAAAAAAATTATTAAAGAAAGGAAATCTTTACTAA